CCGGATGATACAACAACTGAGTTATAAAAATCAGACCAGCAAAAAGAAACAGGTGTCTCTGTAAACTTTATCTTTTTAACCAGACGCAGAATTTCATTAAACACATATATAGAACTCTCTTCTCTGCATAAAACCAGCAGTAGATGGGAATTTTTATCAACGAGTGCCTCAGGAAATATAAGTTTTTCAAATTTTTCTGGGGATTTTATTCCTGAATAGGAATATGTGCCTTTCTTTCCACCTGTCTTCAGGTCAAAGGAAACTATCTTCCCATCGGTGGTTATATAAAAAAGTGTTCTGGAGACCGGTTCTACTGCCAATCTTACATAGTGTGTCCCTGAAAGTGTTGTATCAAAAGACCGAAGTACCTTACCCGTCTCACCAGAGACCTCATAAACATCATTGGTTAAAATTCCTGTAAGATAGATATTACCTGTGGTTTCATCTACAGTGATATACATCCCTTTCAGGATATTAGGAAAATTATGTCCTAATCGCAGGCGGTTTATATCAATGGTCTTTTTAACCACAAGTTCCTTAATTTTTTCAAATTGTGGTTGTGGAAACTGTAGCATTTCCACAGGCGGTCTCTTGTCTGGTGGTATTGGTGGCTTTTCTTTTTTGGGTGGTTTTGGTGATATCTGGGCAAAAAGAGAGGTGGATAATAAAAGGATAAATAATATTCTTCTTTTCATATTTATCCTCCGGTCATTTAGGAAATTCAAACTTTATATCCACATCTTTTTTCTCTTCAGGACTTGCCTCAAATAGTGGCCTATCTGTATAGTTAAGCATCCTGGCTACAATCATATCAGGTATCTGATGGATTCTTATGTTATAGATATTAACACTATCATTATAGAGTTCCCGTCTGTCTGCTATCATGTTTTCTATCTCACTTATTCTGGTCTGCAATTGTATAAAGTTGTTGTTTGACTTCAGTTCAGGATAACTTTCAGCAACAGCAAATATGGTTTTGAGTGCACCTGTAATTGCAGTATCTATCTTCCCTTTTTCTTCCACTGTACCTGCTTTTAGATAATCTGTTCTTAATCCCACTATCTTTTCTAATGTCTCCCTCTCATACTTCATATACCCCTCACACACCTTTACCAGTTTAGTTATCTCATCATGTCTTTGCTTCAGAAGGACATCTATGTTAGACCAGTTCTTGTCTATATCCCTGCGGAGTTTTATCAATCCATTATAGATACTAACAAAATACAACACAAGCCCTATCACAACAAATGCCATAAATCCAATTATCATTATTCCCATTTCTTCCTCCTCTTTAAATATCCTATCCTTTTTACCTCTCCCTTAAGGGGAGAGGGTGGATGGTGAGGGTGTACGGTTCACTCATTTTATAAAAAACTTAAAGATATAAGAAAGTGCAATTCTCAAACATACCAGTGAAAGTACAGTTCCTCCAAAGATACTGAAAAATACAATGTATTTATAACCCTCAACGAGTTCTTTCTCGCTCTTGTTTGATATAAGAAAGTGCTTATCCAGTTCTCCCTTTCCTATAACTATATTTTGAAGATGGTCTGGTATATTATGACTGCTTTTCTTCAGATTATCTTCCACCCCTTCAAAGTCATTTCTTACCTGCTCCTTTATCCTCTCCCGTGCCTTCCTCCATTCTTCCTCATCTATCCACATATCCTTGTTTGTGTCTAATTTTATCTTTTCATCAGGGTTTTCTATAATCTTTCTTATCCTCGTTTCAACCTCTTCCTGAATTTTTTCCTCTATACCTTCAAGTCGTTTTGCTGTGCCTAATACATAAATGGGTTCCTTTTCCATTATATTCCATTCCCTGTATATCCTTCCTCCTTCCATATTTGAATATCTTAAAGGAAGGTCTGTTTCTGCATCAGAAGGGTCTATCATCACAGTCCCTGTATCATCCTGAACAAAAAAAGGTATATCTGTCTTTACCTCAAGTTCCTTAACCCAGTATGTTGACTTCTCTGTCCTTACAAGTCGTTCCACGAGGATATGGTAAAAGACACAGGGCATTTTTGTATAAGGACCTGTAAGTAAGACATCAGGAAGTGCAATACCATTAACTTCAACAAGCCCCATCGCTATGGAACGAATTTTTGAGGTGGGAATATTCTGGATGAGCCGTTTTGCCCATAACTTCCTAAAACCGGTAAAGAAAAAGTAAATACCCGCCACCAGCCCTACAACTGCCCATCCGAAAAGCCGTACCTCTGTCTTCATCAATTGTCAGTGCCTGAAGTGTCTCATACCTGTAAATACCATAGCAATTCCATATTTATTACAGGTATCTATCACCTCTTTATCTTTCAATGCACCGCCTGGCTGTATGATAGCACTTATACCTGCTTCTCTTAAAACATCTATACTGTCAGAGAAAGGGAAGAATGCATCTGACGCAACTACCAGTGGTTTTATCTCTTTCTTAAAGTTGTCCTTCATCTTCATCACGGCAACTCTGGCAGAGTCATACCTTGACATCTGTCCTGCACCTATACCCACTGTCTGTCCTTCTGTAGCAATTACTATTGTATTGGACTTAACAAACTTACATACAGTCCATCCAAATTTTAAAGCAGACATCTCTTTATCATCAGGTGCTCTCTCTGTCACAACCTCAAGTTTCTCATATTCCTTATCATCCGGTGTCTGAACAAGAAATCCGTCATTGAGGGTTTTAAAGTCATATTTTAATGTTATATCTGCTGGACTTTTTATTATTCGTAAGTTCTCTTTTTTCTTAAATATAGCAAGTGCATCTTCATCATAGTCAGGCGCAATAATAACCTCATAGAATTTTTCAGTTATCTTTTCTGCAACCTCCTTTTCCACTTTTCTATTAAAACCGATAATCCCGCCAAAGGCACTCAAAGGGTCTGTCTCAAGCGCCTTTTCGTAAGAGACCAGTATATCCTTACCAGTAGCCACACCGCAGGGATTGTTATGCTTTACAATCACACAGGCAGGGACAGAAAACTGATTTACGAGAATATATGCTGACTCCATATCAAGAAGGTTGTTAAAAGAAAGTTCCTTACCCTGAAACTGCTGGCGTGGAAATTCTTTATCAGAAAACCTGTACCAGCTGGCTAATTGATGCGGGTTCTCTCCATATCTTAAGTTCTGTGCCTTTATAAGCCGTATGTCCATCTCATCTGGAAGAATTTTTTCCCCTTCTACTTTCTTTGAGAAATATGAAGAGATTGCAAAGTCATAGGCAGATGTATGTCTGAATACCTCTCTGGCACACCTGAAAGAAAACTCTTCACTCACACAGCCATTGTTTTTCTTCATCTCCTCCATAAACTCCTTATACATCTCCGGTTTAACGAGGACACAGACATATTTATAATTTTTTGAAGCAGCACGGATCATTGTGGGTCCACCTATATCTATGTTTTCAATAATCTCCTCATGGGATGCGCCTTTTTTCAGTGTCGCCTCAAAGGGGTAGAGATTACATACAATAAGGTCTATGGGGACGAGATTGTTTTCCTTCATCTGCCTCTGATGTTCTTTGTTGTCTCTTATAGCAAGCAGTCCACCATATATTTTAGGATGTAGTGTTTTTACCCTTCCATCAAGGATTTCAGGGAAACCTGTAAAGTCAGAGACATCCATAACTTTAATCCCGTTTTCCCTTAATGTCTTTGCTGTCCCGCCTGTGGATAGAATTTCCACTCCTTTTTCACTTAAAAACCCTGCAAGTTCCACAATACCACTCTTATCAGAAACACTCATTATTGCCCGCCTTATCTGTATCATTTTCTTCCCTCCCTTCTGGTTTAGTCTTACCTTAACCTTTTCAAAACTGCCTTCTGGATAACTGAAAACCTATCCTTTGTTCCAAAATCTTTATAAAGATTTTCGGTTAAAGACCCTTCTGGATAGTTCGTTTTCTCCTGTATAGCCATCAATTCTGTAACAACCAGAAGAAATTCTACAGTAAATTCTCCGACCCTATCTAAATCTTTAAATAATTCAACATGGTCTGGTTTAAAAAATTGCAGAGTGGGTGGGAATTTATCTACAGGCTTTACTGAGTTTAACATTGTTATAATATGTTCCTTCAGTTTTAAAGTAAGATGTGGATTATACGCATACTTAACATACATCTCCACAATTAAATGTATATGTGCAGGTGTACGTCTTCGTTTATTAGGTTCTTTAAATCGTACAATGAAATCGTGAGGAGATTCGGGCTTCTTCCCGGGATAAACTTCAATTTGGATATTAGTTGTGGTTGTATATATAATATCGTCCTCTTGAAAACGATGTACCTTCCACATTTTATAAGCAACTCTTATATAGTAATAGATTGTTCTCCAGAAACTGAAAAATCTGCTCATTTTTTCACCTCATAAACAAGCAGGTAGTGATGAGCTATTTTTAGATATTCTTTAAAATCCTGGGTTTTGAAATTTACTCCTTCTTCTGCTACAACAACTACTTCTTTAAGATATAAATTCTTATTATTTGACAAAATATCTATAATTTTTTTCCCAAGTGGCTCTATATATCCACCAATCCTTACATCTCTTGTCTGAACTACCAGAAATCCCTGATTCTTTAAAAAAACCATTTTCTTTTCCACAATCTCCTTTATCCTCTGAAGATATCCTTCAAATGCTGAAAGAAAAGGAGTAATATTTTCTAAAAAATGAGATTTTATGAAAAGCAGATCTTTCTCTTTTTGTCTATTATGCCCTCTAACCTGATTGACATTCCTACCGGAAACAAGGGTTATTATAGAATAATTATTACCTCGTGAATATCTCTTAACAACATTTTTATTCAATTTCTCTTCAAATTTTTTTTCAGGAAATAACCAGACGGTGGTACTTTCAAGTCCATCTGATTTTCTTTTTATCCGGACATTTGTTGGTATATAGGAAATAGTATTGTATTTTATCTCCTGTTCTTTTATTCCTTTTATACTTATAGACATGGGCTTTTCAAAAACAAGCAAATACTCATGTGCCAGAAGTAAAAAGTTGTATTTTATACTATTTTTATACCAGAAACCTGTTGTCTTACAGTTATGTTGCCTCTTGATAATAAGTTCTCTCAACTTAAACCCTGCATTTAGATAAACGTCTATAAGTTTGAACCCTAGTGGAATAACATGTTTTCTCTTACGGAGGTCTCCAATTAAAATAGCACACTGCCGTCCTCTTTTTAGCACCCTGAAACTCTCTTTTGCAACTTTTGACATTTCTATCAAAAAGTCATCTACTTCTAAA
Above is a window of bacterium DNA encoding:
- a CDS encoding E3 ubiquitin ligase family protein, whose product is MKTEVRLFGWAVVGLVAGIYFFFTGFRKLWAKRLIQNIPTSKIRSIAMGLVEVNGIALPDVLLTGPYTKMPCVFYHILVERLVRTEKSTYWVKELEVKTDIPFFVQDDTGTVMIDPSDAETDLPLRYSNMEGGRIYREWNIMEKEPIYVLGTAKRLEGIEEKIQEEVETRIRKIIENPDEKIKLDTNKDMWIDEEEWRKARERIKEQVRNDFEGVEDNLKKSSHNIPDHLQNIVIGKGELDKHFLISNKSEKELVEGYKYIVFFSIFGGTVLSLVCLRIALSYIFKFFIK
- a CDS encoding DNA methyltransferase, coding for ILKYSKPGELVLDYFCGAGTTAIECKISGRRCIGIDINKEAIELAKRNVSFSIEKQELSLWREKEQVESYEPELFVGDARNLSFLNNNSVDLICAHPPYANVIHYTNSTEGDLSFLEVDDFLIEMSKVAKESFRVLKRGRQCAILIGDLRKRKHVIPLGFKLIDVYLNAGFKLRELIIKRQHNCKTTGFWYKNSIKYNFLLLAHEYLLVFEKPMSISIKGIKEQEIKYNTISYIPTNVRIKRKSDGLESTTVWLFPEKKFEEKLNKNVVKRYSRGNNYSIITLVSGRNVNQVRGHNRQKEKDLLFIKSHFLENITPFLSAFEGYLQRIKEIVEKKMVFLKNQGFLVVQTRDVRIGGYIEPLGKKIIDILSNNKNLYLKEVVVVAEEGVNFKTQDFKEYLKIAHHYLLVYEVKK
- a CDS encoding LemA family protein, yielding MGIMIIGFMAFVVIGLVLYFVSIYNGLIKLRRDIDKNWSNIDVLLKQRHDEITKLVKVCEGYMKYERETLEKIVGLRTDYLKAGTVEEKGKIDTAITGALKTIFAVAESYPELKSNNNFIQLQTRISEIENMIADRRELYNDSVNIYNIRIHQIPDMIVARMLNYTDRPLFEASPEEKKDVDIKFEFPK
- the purH gene encoding bifunctional phosphoribosylaminoimidazolecarboxamide formyltransferase/IMP cyclohydrolase, whose product is MIQIRRAIMSVSDKSGIVELAGFLSEKGVEILSTGGTAKTLRENGIKVMDVSDFTGFPEILDGRVKTLHPKIYGGLLAIRDNKEHQRQMKENNLVPIDLIVCNLYPFEATLKKGASHEEIIENIDIGGPTMIRAASKNYKYVCVLVKPEMYKEFMEEMKKNNGCVSEEFSFRCAREVFRHTSAYDFAISSYFSKKVEGEKILPDEMDIRLIKAQNLRYGENPHQLASWYRFSDKEFPRQQFQGKELSFNNLLDMESAYILVNQFSVPACVIVKHNNPCGVATGKDILVSYEKALETDPLSAFGGIIGFNRKVEKEVAEKITEKFYEVIIAPDYDEDALAIFKKKENLRIIKSPADITLKYDFKTLNDGFLVQTPDDKEYEKLEVVTERAPDDKEMSALKFGWTVCKFVKSNTIVIATEGQTVGIGAGQMSRYDSARVAVMKMKDNFKKEIKPLVVASDAFFPFSDSIDVLREAGISAIIQPGGALKDKEVIDTCNKYGIAMVFTGMRHFRH